In a single window of the Raphanus sativus cultivar WK10039 chromosome 9, ASM80110v3, whole genome shotgun sequence genome:
- the LOC108830356 gene encoding uncharacterized protein LOC108830356 has protein sequence MSYTTSRTTVIITAVVFICAFVPAFSVEDAEAKSLWDTCLLKISPKCALDVIGVVFENGTITDACCHDLFQEGKMCHDTLIKYIADRPLLVSHETQYLKKSDDLWTHCVSISQTA, from the coding sequence ATGTCTTACACCACCTCCCGAACTACAGTCATAATCACTGCTGTCGTTTTTATTTGTGCGTTCGTTCCTGCATTCTCCGTTGAAGACGCGGAAGCAAAATCACTATGGGATACATGTCTTCTTAAAATCAGTCCAAAATGTGCGTTGGATGTAATTGGTGTTGTCTTTGAAAATGGAACCATCACTGATGCATGTTGCCATGATCTTTTCCAAGAAGGAAAAATGTGTCACGATACTCTTATCAAATATATTGCTGATAGGCCGCTTTTAGTCTCCCACGAAACACAGTATTTGAAGAAAAGCGATGATTTATGGACTCATTGTGTCTCAATCTCTCAAACtgcttaa
- the LOC108829774 gene encoding uncharacterized protein LOC108829774 — protein MSYTTSRTTVIITAVVFICAFVPAFSVEDAEAKSLWDTCLLKISPKCALDVIGVVFENGTITDACCHDLFQEGKMCHDTLIKYIADRPLLVSHETQYLKKSDDLWTHCVSISQTA, from the coding sequence ATGTCTTACACCACCTCCCGAACTACAGTCATAATCACTGCTGTCGTTTTTATTTGTGCGTTCGTTCCTGCATTCTCCGTTGAAGACGCTGAAGCAAAATCACTATGGGATACATGTCTTCTTAAAATCAGTCCAAAATGTGCGTTGGATGTAATTGGTGTTGTCTTTGAAAATGGAACCATCACTGATGCATGTTGCCATGATCTTTTCCAAGAAGGAAAAATGTGTCACGATACTCTTATCAAATATATTGCTGATAGGCCGCTTTTAGTCTCCCACGAAACACAGTATTTGAAGAAAAGCGATGATTTATGGACTCATTGTGTCTCAATCTCTCAAACtgcttaa
- the LOC130499647 gene encoding uncharacterized protein LOC130499647 produces MSYTTSRTTVIITAVVFICAFVPAFSVEDAEAKSLWDTCLLKISPKCALDVIGVVFENGTITDACCHDLFQEGKMCHDTLIKYISDRPLLVSHETQYLKKSDDLWTHCVSISQTA; encoded by the coding sequence ATGTCTTACACCACCTCCCGAACTACAGTCATAATCACTGCTGTCGTTTTTATTTGTGCGTTCGTTCCTGCATTCTCCGTTGAAGACGCGGAAGCAAAATCACTATGGGATACATGTCTTCTTAAAATCAGTCCAAAATGTGCGTTGGATGTAATTGGTGTTGTCTTTGAAAATGGAACCATCACTGATGCATGTTGCCATGATCTTTTCCAAGAAGGAAAAATGTGTCACGATACtcttatcaaatatatttctGATAGGCCGCTTTTAGTCTCCCACGAAACACAGTATTTGAAGAAAAGCGATGATTTATGGACTCATTGTGTCTCAATCTCTCAAACtgcttaa